From Curtobacterium sp. MCBA15_012:
GGACCCGTCGGCGTCCTGCACGACGGCGCGGCCCTTCGCGAAGCCGTCCACCGTGCGGCGCTCGACGTCGACGACCTTGCCGTCGAACAGCTCGCGCAGGTGCGTGTAGATCGTCTGCCCGAACGCCTCGGCGAGTCCCTCGACGGGGTCGCGGTGCTGCTCGCGGGCGAGTCGGACGGCGCGGCCGACGGACAGCGCGAGCGAGAGCGTGCGCGGGACCGCGGTCTCCCGGACCTGGCGTCCGGTCATGGCGTACTCGGCGATGTACGCGACGCCGCCGAGGCGGATCGTGACACCGCGGGCGAGCCACTCCATCTGCCGGTTGTCGTGCCCGGTGTCGATGACGACGCCGTGGCCGTTCTCGTCGCTGATCGCGAGCGGTGACCCGGGCACGCCGTAGACCGAGAACGTCTCCATCTGCAGCTCCGGGAACGCCCGGCCCATGCCGTCGGCGTCGACGACCGGCAGACCACCGGTGGCGCCGACGAGCAGCGGGATCATCGAGTTGATGCCGCCGCACTCGATCGGCATGGTCGCCGTCGCGGTGCAGCCCAGGTGCTGCTCGAGCCGGCGGAGGGCACCGAGCGGCTCGGGTCCGGCCGGGATCCGTTCGAGCACGACCGTCGGGGCGCCCATCTGCGCGGTGGGGATGACGAACGCGTCGTCGTCGAGCTCGGACGGGTCGAGGATCGTCACCGGACCGTGCTGCTCGATGGCGGCCTTGACGAGGAGCATCCCGATGGTCGGGTCGCCGCCGCCGCCGGTGCCGAGCAGTGCGGCACCGCGGGCGAGGTCGGGCAGGTCGTCGACGTCGATGGTCCAGCTCACGGCTGTTCTCCTTCACTGACGGTGCCGTCGTGGCGGACCGCCGGGGTGTCGTAGCCGAAGTACCGCGGGCCGGCGAGCGCGAGGCCGGCCGGGCTGTGCCACCGCGGGTCGGCGGGGGCCGTGACGATCCGGACGCGCGCGCCGAACCGGAGGCCCTCGGTGGTGATCGGTTCGCCGGTCTCGGCGTCCAGGGTGACGATGAGGTCGGGAGCCGTGGTGCGCACCGAGCCGGCCACCTCGACCAGCAGGTGCTCGTTCTGGAACCGGAGCACCGCCTCCCGTCCGGTGTCGTCGCCGGAACCCGTGATGCGGGCGGTCCCGCGCGCGAAGCCGGTGACGGTCTTCCGTTCCACGTCGGCGACCTTCCCGCTGAAGACGACGCTGCCGCCGAGGGTCGCGGCG
This genomic window contains:
- a CDS encoding DUF917 domain-containing protein, whose product is MSWTIDVDDLPDLARGAALLGTGGGGDPTIGMLLVKAAIEQHGPVTILDPSELDDDAFVIPTAQMGAPTVVLERIPAGPEPLGALRRLEQHLGCTATATMPIECGGINSMIPLLVGATGGLPVVDADGMGRAFPELQMETFSVYGVPGSPLAISDENGHGVVIDTGHDNRQMEWLARGVTIRLGGVAYIAEYAMTGRQVRETAVPRTLSLALSVGRAVRLAREQHRDPVEGLAEAFGQTIYTHLRELFDGKVVDVERRTVDGFAKGRAVVQDADGSTLEIAFQNENLVARRDGRLVAVVPDLICVLDAETAEPITTERLRYGQRVRVVGVSTPDLMRTPEALAVFGPSCFGLEDAFVPVEELHGQLAPAG